Part of the Methanobrevibacter sp. genome, TCACAAAGATGTGGACTTCGGTATGATGGTTGAAATTCCAGCAGCTGCAATCATGATTGATGAGTACATTAAAGTTGGAATTGACTTTGTAAGTTTAGGAACCAACGATTTAACTCAATACACTCTTGCAGTTGACAGAAACAATGAATTTGTAGCAAAACACTACTCAGAAGAGCACCCTGCAGTAATGAAATTAATTGAAAGAACAATTAGAAAATGTGCTGAAGCAGGTGTAACCTGTAGTATTTGCGGTCAAGCAGGTAGTGTACCTCACATTGTAGAAAAACTTGTCGGATTTGGAATTACAAGTGTATCTTCAAATGCTGACGCTATCGCTGATGTGAGAAAGACTGTTGCTAGAGCTGAACAAAAAATTATTCTTGACGCTGCTCGTAAACGTTTAGAATAATCTTTTTATTCTTTTTTTTATTTTTATTATTTTGATTTGATTTATTTTTATTAGGGTATTTTATGCAAGATAAACCGATAGCTAAAGATGAAATTTTAAAAGAACTTGAGGATATTCATAAATTGGATTATGATTATGCTGATGGAAGGATTTTAGGGTCAATGTGTACTGAAGCCCATCCATTTGCAAAAGAAGTTTACTGCAAGTTTCTTGATACCAATCTTGGAGATCCTGGTCTTTTTAAAGGAACTAAATTTATTGAGAATGAAGTTATCAAATCTATTGGTGAATTGCTTAGTTTAGATAATGCTTATGGCAATATTGTAACTGGCGGTACTGAGGCCAACATAATGGCTATTCGCGCCGCAAGAAATCATGCAAGAAAATACAAAGGCATAACTGATGGGGAAATAATTATACCAGAATCCGCTCATTTTTCATTTAAAAAAGCTGCGGACATGTTAAATCTAAAAATTGTTGAAGCAAAACTTGATGAAAATTATAAAATCGATGTTGATGCTTTAAAAAACGTTATTTCTGATAAGACTATTGCAATTGTAGCTATTGCCGGTACAACCGAATTGGGTTTAATAGATCCCATAAAAGAAATCTCCGAAATTGCATTTGAGAATAATATTTACTTCCATGTTGATGCTGCTTTTGGAGGGTTTTCCATTCCATTTTTGAAAAAATTAGGATATGATTTGCCTGTTTTTGATTTTTCACTGCCGGGAGTTTGTTCAATCACTGTTGACCCTCATAAGATGGGTTTGGCACCTATTCCTGCAGGAGGTATCATCTTTAGAAAAGAGGAGTATCTTGATGTTATGGCTGTTGATTCACCATACCTGACAGTTAAAACCCAGTCAACAATTGTAGGTACTCGCTTAGGAGCTTCAACTGTGGCAACTTATGCAATAATGAAATATTTCGGAAAGCAGGGGTATTGCAGAATTGCCGATGAGTTGATGAACAACACCAAATATCTGTATGATGGTTTAAATGAAATAGGATATGATGTTGTCTGCGAACCGGAATTAAATATTGTTGCATTTAATCATCCTGATTTGGACACTAACGATTTTGCTCAAAAATTAGAAGAAAAAGATTGGAAGGTTTCTGTAGCCAAATGTCCGATAGCTATCAGAATAGTCCTTATGAACCATATCAAAAAAAGTCATTTAAAAGAATTATTAGAAGATTTAAAAGAAATATATTAACTTTCAATCTTCTGTAATGTCTTCAACATACATTAAAGGGTAATTGAGTTCTTCAATAAACTCAATTCTTATTGTAGCTTTGACATTTTCTACTTTTGTGTAAATTTTAACATCCAACATATCCCCTGTAAGGGAGGTGTATTCAAATTCGGTCATTGACTGCTCGAGTTTGTCGAATCTGATAGTCACATCAACATCTTCTATTGCAGGCTGCAATTTTAAAGATTCTTCCATACTTGTTTCAAGACCGCTTTTTGTATTTTTGTTAATGGGGGTTCCAACAAACTGGTGGAATAACGCCCCCATACTAATGGCTCCTTCAAATATGGCTCTTTCCCTTGTGGTTATATTGGAGAAATATTCTTTATCAACGTCCATTATATTCCTCCGTTTAAAAAGATTATCTTGTCATATATCAGCTCTGAAGGGATTGGATTTATGCAACAGTATGCCAGTATTGCAGAGATAATCAGTACAGTAGCCAATATGAATATCCTTTGTTCTTTAGGGTAGAAATAACTGAAAATCAATCCTACCACTAAAAATATTGCAGTAATAATCCATGCGTTGGATTCTTGAGGATTATTTTTAATGATATCGTCATTTATTGAACTGACGTTGCTTAATTCTCCCTGAATGATTAGTCTGTTTTCAGTTGATCCAATTGGGTCGCATGTGATGAGATATAAATTATTTTCTCCTTCAACTGCTGTTAGTTTATAGTCCGCAGGAACAATCATTGAGTTTACAACAGTATATTTTAATTCACCTATTCCTGGCCATTCCAAAAGCAGTTCATCGCCGTTGGACAGTTCATTAAGTCTTAAAAATGGTGAACCTTGCAGGGTTCTATGTCCAAACAGCAGCACGTCACCTTGTTCAGGCATATATGAACTTGGTTCATGCAATACTCCCTGTGATAATGATTGATTGTTAATCTTTTCATTAACTCCTATTGAAGGAATGACAATTGCAGGGGACTCAATATTCCTTTCCACAGCAATTTTGGATGAAAAATAATTCACTTCCCCCATTGCATATAATCCTATTATAAGAATGCAAATAATAACGATTATTGTTGAAATAGTTTGTCTGTTCATAATCATTAATTTTGTAATATTTAATATAATAATTTTTTTAATATGCATAGGTACTTCTCAACTCTTCAACTATCCATGTCGGAGCTTTGGATGTTGGTATGGTCAACACTATATTTTCCATATTGTTTAACAGGAAATTAACCTTGTCCTGTGGAGTTTCAATCAAAAGCATGTACTGTGCATCGAGATCTCCTAAATTGATTTGCCGTTCATAGTTTGATAATTTGACCCCATAATCCTTGAGTAATTCAATAGTTTCTTTTTCACTATATCCTTTTATGATGGACCCCTTCAGCAGTTCCAAAACATTTGATGAAAATGATTTTGTGTTTTCTCTGGGATATGTGTCATTTCCGTTAATGTTCATTCTGGACTTTGAATATTCCGAATCGATTTCTCCATTTTCTTCATATCTCATTATGGAAAGTACTGTGCATCCGCTTATGTCCGGGCTTGAATTGGTCTGGCCGCTTTCATTGGTGAAGTTTGAATTAAGATATATGTCAACGACGCTGCCTACATTAATCAGTCCCGCTCCGGCCTGCAGTCTTGAAACAAGTATTGGCACTGACACGGTATTTGGTGTTTCAAATTTTATCTTTGATAAAACCGTTGCGTCATTTTCATTGATGATATTGACGGCTTCATCTCCGCTCATTATTATGTCTTTACTTTCATTTGAATATACTGCCATAATTCGGTTATATGAATCAATATTTGAGCTTATAGATTTCTTATGGTAGGATTTCCAGTCTTTTGACGCCTGCGATAGTATGTTTATGCTTTCTAGTTCTCCGGTACTTTTAGCATTATTGATTTTGTTTTCCAATGTAATTTCATTTGGTGATGTTACCAGTGGTCCGGAATATAGGTCATGAAGCTCATTCAACTTTGTTGTTTTCATAAGTGACAGTTCTTCCTGTTGCGGTTGATAAATTAAGAAATAATATGATGATACGATTAATGTAATTAATATTAATGCAGTTATGATAACTCCGGTTTTTCTTTTTTGCTCATCATCGCTTATCTTTGTTGATTTGGGATTGAGATAAACTCCGATTTTATGATTCAATTTTTTCAGCGGACTTAATTCATCTTTTTTCGCAGGTTTTTTGAGAGTTTCTTCCGTGTATTGCTTTTTAAGGTCCTTTGTTTCTCCAAAACCCTTTGGAAATAATGGATCTCTTGGTTTTTCTTCGGTCATGGTTCTACTCCTAATTGGTGATTAAAAGTAGATGGTGTCAATTTAAGCGTAATTTTTAATTAAATTAATTATAAAGTAATATAAACAGAAAATCAACAACAATAACGCAGGAATATTGATGTTAAATAGGACAAATTTAACAGGCAATATCAGCAGCACGATTAGTATGCATGATACGGCCAATGTCGGAATATTGTCGAATTTGGGATATCTTATGGTACTTATCATTATTAATGAAATGATAATGCTTAAGATTAACGCTAGATATGGGTTATATATTCCGCTTAGGTATAATGTAGCTAATATAAATGCAATTCCCGGAATTGGAAATCCGATGAAATCCTTTGTTTCGATTTTATCGGCAATGACATTGTATCTTGTCAATCTTAAAACTCCGCAAATTACAATTAATAGGCCTACGATTATTGTTATTGGTTGAATTATATCGGTGGTGGTGTTAATAGTTGAATATAGGAATACTGCTGGTGCCACACCAAATGATACTGCATCGGATAGGGAATCTATATTTTTCCCAAAGTCTAATGCATCGTTTCTATTTATTTTTCTCGCTACCCAACCATCTACTGAGTCAAACATGATTGCAAATATCATGAATAATGCTGCTAGCTCAAAATTTTGGTTTATTGAGTTCAGTATTGATATAAAACCGCAGCTCATATTCAATAATGATATTATGTCTGATATTGCTATAAATTTTCTTATAGATGTATCTTCAATTTTCATGTTTTCTCCAGTAATTAATTTCTATGTTTTGACATATTAAATTTGTCTTTGATTTTAGCTTATTTTTACTTATATTTGTATTTAATTATTTATAAGTGTTATTTTTATTGGAGTGTGTTATATTTTTTATTTTTTTAGATAATACTTATTATATGGTGATTTTTTTTAACATTTCGGCGTCATTATTTAGTTTGATTAAAAAAATTGAGATTTATTAATTAATTTTGTAAAATTAACCATCAAAGATAAAATATATATAATAATATTTTTAATAAATATTAATTGTTAGACTGTTAATAAATAGCTATAATGTTTTTTTATTTAAGCCTTATCCAGGCTTGAATTTTTATAAAAATGATTATGGATATTTATTTTTAGTTTCAGAATTTATATTAATTGTATTGCGAGTAGTCAAATGATTGAAGATAATATCCGTGTTCTCAGACAAGCTGCAAGAGTCACTACAGACAGTAGTTTCAAGATTGAAAAAACTTGGTGTGTCATTGCAGGTAATGTTGATTTGGTTGATGAGATGGCTTATAAAGCTATTCTGTCCAATTCAAACATTAAAATTTTATTCAGGGAGCATGCGATTTTAAAAGATGGTAAATTAGATAAAAAATTTGATTTCTTGATGCTTTATGGAAACTCCATTGTGATTAATGAGTTTAAACAATATGCGGCAAATTGCGGCGGTGCCTATGTTCAGATTCCCCGCAGATACCTGTCCGATGAACCTAATCTGATGGTCCTTGTGGCACCGGATAATGTTTTAAAATTTGCCTTTTCAAGAATTGAAAAATCAAAAATACCATTTAAGATTCTTCAGAAATCACAGACTACTAGTTTCATCGATGTTGATATAAATAATGACGTTAGATTGCCAAATTTCATTAAATCTGCTTTGAAACCATTTTACAATGCAAATGAAGTTGTATTAACTACTGTAGTCGTTTCTGTCGAAAAAGATAAGGACGTTGGTAGATTTCAAAGCGTAGCTACATCTAATAAAATTTTCGTTATAGATTTTAAAGATATTGTAACGGAGGAATAATCATGAATATTTTTGGAAAAGATGAGGAAGAACCACAAATTGAAAATACCCGAGTCATTAGCAATAGTTTAGGAATTGATTTAGGAACTTTAAACACTGTTATCGCAAAACCTTCTGGTGATAAATTTGATTTATATCAAATCCCATCAGTTGTTGCTGTGAAAAAAGATGACCCTTCAGAAGTTTTAGCTGTTGGTGAAGAAGCTAAAAGAATGCTTGGAAGAACTCCAGAGGATATTCTTGCAGTAAGACCTTTGAAAAAAGGAGTTATTGAAAATGTTGTACAAGCACAAGCATTACTCATTAAAGCAATGCAAATTGGTATCAATGAGGGCGAAAGTGTTGGAAGAATAGTCATCGGTATTCCTGGTGATGCATCTGAAGTTGAAAAGAATGCTGCTGAAGAAATCGGCAGAAAAGCAGGTGCACAAAATATTTTGGTTATAAGTGAAGGTTTAGCTGCAGCTATTGGTGCAGGTTTGCCTATTGCAGAACCGAATGGAACTATGGTTGTTGATATTGGTGCAGGATCAACTGATATTGTAATCATTTCCCTCGGCGGTATTAATGATATTGAAACTGTTAGATGTGGTGGTGACGATATCGATAATAAAATCGTAGAGCTTGTTGCCGAAAAATATGATGTAGCTATTGGTATTCATGATGCAGAATCCGCAAAAATGGAAGTGGGTATGGTCCATTGTAGCGAACAAATTGAAAACTTAAGTGTTGAAGTTATTGGAAAATCTTTAGAAACTAACAGGCCTAAAAAAGTTGTTATTGATTCAATGTTGATTGCTGAAGCTGTTGAACCATATATGCAACAAATTATCGGTGGTTTAAATGTTATCTTGGAAAGATTATCTCCTGAATTAATGATGGGTGTTTATAACAATGCCGTTGCTGTAGGTGGAACTTCCAGATTACGTGGAATTAAAGAAAGAATCTTTGATGAAATTGGAATTCCAATTGAAATCTCTGATGATCCAATGACTGTTGTTGCAAAAGGAACAGCTATTGTTGCTGCTGAACCTCTTGCGTTAGAACCTGAAGTCCGTCTCAGGGCTATGAAATAAATAAATTTTTATTTATTTCTCTTTTTTTTATTGATTTTTATGGATATTTTAGGTATTGATGAAGCAGGCAGAGGCTCTGTTTTAGGTCCCATGGTTATTGCAGGTGTTGTTGTTCCTGAAAAAATGGAAAAAGTTTTAGAGCGTATGGGCGTTAAAGACTCTAAAAGATTAACTCCTAACAGGCGTACTATTCTGTCCCGTAAACTTAAAAAAATGTTTGATTATGAGATTGTTGTCATATCTGCTAGGGAAATTGATGAAATGCGAGCTGAAGGCATTAATCTTAATGAAATTGAGAAAAATGCCATGGAATCTATTTTGTTAAAAATCAAACCTGAAAAAGCTATTGTGGATGCAGTGGATGTTAAGGCCGAACGTTTCCAAAGCAATTTATGCAATGATACTGGCGTTAATGTTATTGCGGAACATAAGGCTGATGATAAATATATTGAAGTTAGTGCGGCTTCAATCATCGCTAAAGCAGAAAGAGATGATCAAATCGCACAAATTAATAAGGATTTTATTAAATCCGGTGGAATTGGTTCCGGTTATCCTTCAGATCCAAAAACAAAAGAGTTTTTAACCAATTATACTTATGATGAGATGCCTGATTTTGTTAGAAGGTCTTGGGCAACTGTAGCTAAAATGAAATAATTTTTTTCATATATTTTAAACAATATTTAAGTATATGAATTAATAAAACTATTTTTATAAACTTTTTAAATTTAAATGGATAAGAGGATAAAAATGATTATTGAATATATTGGTCCATTTCTTGATGGTATTGTAGATATTTTCACTCAAGGGGGAATTATTACATATATCATTCTTTTTATTGGTATTTATGGTTTAGTTATTTCAATAAGAAAGATTGCTTATCTTAGGAAAATTAGTAGAGTAGATACTACTGAGATTTTTGGGGTTGTAACCGCATCCATGGAAAGGGGTGGAGCTGTAGAAGCTTTAAAACAAATTAATGGATTTAAAAACCCTATCTCCAAGATTATTTCTGAAACTTTAAAAATCGGATATAAAAATAAAACTGAAGTTGAGGAAAGTATGGAACAAATCTTCATTGTTGAAGTGGCGAAAATGACAAAAGGATTAAGTACTATTAAAACTATCACTGAGTTGGCTCCGTTTTTAGGTTTGATAGGTACTGTTATTGGTATTTGGATGACATTCAAGTCCCTTGGTGTCCATCCTGATTCTGCAGCTATGGCTGAAGGTATTTACGTTGCTTTAACAACTACTATTATGGGGCTTCTAGTTGCAATTATTCTATTGCCAATTTATTCTTATATTCAAGATCTCATTGATGCCGAAATGGACAAAATCGAGTTAGCTACAAAAATGACCAATTGGGGATTTGCTGTAGTTAAAGTTAGAGTTGATTCTAATGTGGAATGCGCACTTGATGCTTTACAGGAAGCTGAAGGTGTTGTTAATACAAGATTAATTTCGGATCCTTACGCCAATATTAAGGTTTCTTTTAAACCTAGTATGTTGGATAAGAGTATTTCGAATATTATTTTAGAGAAATGTAATGTTAATGCTGAAATTACTGAAAGTAAATTAAAACAATAGGTGATTAGATGGCTATTGATGTTAAAAGGCATAAAAAGAAAGTTTTAAGTCAAAAACCAAGTATCAATTTAGTTCCTTTCATTGATATTCTTTTCACAATAATGATTTTTTTAGTTGTTACAAGTAATTTTTCAGCTACTGATGTTCAAACTGATGATTCTGATGTTGCTTCTGATGCTACTGGAAAACCAAACGTCACTGATGTTTCTGGAGACCAGGAGTATTACATTGTACCTGTCGCAAATTTGCATAAGGTTACAGTAAATGGTCAGGATAGATCCGATGCAATCTCGGGAGGAGCTGTCGGTGTTCAAGCTAAGGTAATTGACCAAGGTCAAGTTTCAATTAGGCCAGGTGAAATTGTGATTACAACACCGCCTGACATATCCGTACAACAGGCAGTTCAACGTCCGGAGTTATAACTTAGGGGGAAAATTAAAGTGTATACTGGTAGAATTTTATCAACAGGGATGAATAGTGATGGTAAACCTTTTGTAGCATATCGTGTTTCAAGCAGATCATTTCCAAATAGGCAATGCTTAAAATTCGAAAATCGCGCTGCAATTGTTCCAAAGGAAGGT contains:
- the mfnA gene encoding tyrosine decarboxylase MfnA, which translates into the protein MQDKPIAKDEILKELEDIHKLDYDYADGRILGSMCTEAHPFAKEVYCKFLDTNLGDPGLFKGTKFIENEVIKSIGELLSLDNAYGNIVTGGTEANIMAIRAARNHARKYKGITDGEIIIPESAHFSFKKAADMLNLKIVEAKLDENYKIDVDALKNVISDKTIAIVAIAGTTELGLIDPIKEISEIAFENNIYFHVDAAFGGFSIPFLKKLGYDLPVFDFSLPGVCSITVDPHKMGLAPIPAGGIIFRKEEYLDVMAVDSPYLTVKTQSTIVGTRLGASTVATYAIMKYFGKQGYCRIADELMNNTKYLYDGLNEIGYDVVCEPELNIVAFNHPDLDTNDFAQKLEEKDWKVSVAKCPIAIRIVLMNHIKKSHLKELLEDLKEIY
- a CDS encoding dihydroneopterin aldolase family protein, whose product is MDVDKEYFSNITTRERAIFEGAISMGALFHQFVGTPINKNTKSGLETSMEESLKLQPAIEDVDVTIRFDKLEQSMTEFEYTSLTGDMLDVKIYTKVENVKATIRIEFIEELNYPLMYVEDITED
- a CDS encoding class E sortase → MNRQTISTIIVIICILIIGLYAMGEVNYFSSKIAVERNIESPAIVIPSIGVNEKINNQSLSQGVLHEPSSYMPEQGDVLLFGHRTLQGSPFLRLNELSNGDELLLEWPGIGELKYTVVNSMIVPADYKLTAVEGENNLYLITCDPIGSTENRLIIQGELSNVSSINDDIIKNNPQESNAWIITAIFLVVGLIFSYFYPKEQRIFILATVLIISAILAYCCINPIPSELIYDKIIFLNGGI
- a CDS encoding DUF515 domain-containing protein; this encodes MTEEKPRDPLFPKGFGETKDLKKQYTEETLKKPAKKDELSPLKKLNHKIGVYLNPKSTKISDDEQKRKTGVIITALILITLIVSSYYFLIYQPQQEELSLMKTTKLNELHDLYSGPLVTSPNEITLENKINNAKSTGELESINILSQASKDWKSYHKKSISSNIDSYNRIMAVYSNESKDIIMSGDEAVNIINENDATVLSKIKFETPNTVSVPILVSRLQAGAGLINVGSVVDIYLNSNFTNESGQTNSSPDISGCTVLSIMRYEENGEIDSEYSKSRMNINGNDTYPRENTKSFSSNVLELLKGSIIKGYSEKETIELLKDYGVKLSNYERQINLGDLDAQYMLLIETPQDKVNFLLNNMENIVLTIPTSKAPTWIVEELRSTYAY
- a CDS encoding archaetidylserine synthase, with amino-acid sequence MKIEDTSIRKFIAISDIISLLNMSCGFISILNSINQNFELAALFMIFAIMFDSVDGWVARKINRNDALDFGKNIDSLSDAVSFGVAPAVFLYSTINTTTDIIQPITIIVGLLIVICGVLRLTRYNVIADKIETKDFIGFPIPGIAFILATLYLSGIYNPYLALILSIIISLIMISTIRYPKFDNIPTLAVSCILIVLLILPVKFVLFNINIPALLLLIFCLYYFIINLIKNYA
- a CDS encoding rod shape-determining protein, with the translated sequence MNIFGKDEEEPQIENTRVISNSLGIDLGTLNTVIAKPSGDKFDLYQIPSVVAVKKDDPSEVLAVGEEAKRMLGRTPEDILAVRPLKKGVIENVVQAQALLIKAMQIGINEGESVGRIVIGIPGDASEVEKNAAEEIGRKAGAQNILVISEGLAAAIGAGLPIAEPNGTMVVDIGAGSTDIVIISLGGINDIETVRCGGDDIDNKIVELVAEKYDVAIGIHDAESAKMEVGMVHCSEQIENLSVEVIGKSLETNRPKKVVIDSMLIAEAVEPYMQQIIGGLNVILERLSPELMMGVYNNAVAVGGTSRLRGIKERIFDEIGIPIEISDDPMTVVAKGTAIVAAEPLALEPEVRLRAMK
- the rnhB gene encoding ribonuclease HII: MDILGIDEAGRGSVLGPMVIAGVVVPEKMEKVLERMGVKDSKRLTPNRRTILSRKLKKMFDYEIVVISAREIDEMRAEGINLNEIEKNAMESILLKIKPEKAIVDAVDVKAERFQSNLCNDTGVNVIAEHKADDKYIEVSAASIIAKAERDDQIAQINKDFIKSGGIGSGYPSDPKTKEFLTNYTYDEMPDFVRRSWATVAKMK
- a CDS encoding MotA/TolQ/ExbB proton channel family protein; this encodes MIIEYIGPFLDGIVDIFTQGGIITYIILFIGIYGLVISIRKIAYLRKISRVDTTEIFGVVTASMERGGAVEALKQINGFKNPISKIISETLKIGYKNKTEVEESMEQIFIVEVAKMTKGLSTIKTITELAPFLGLIGTVIGIWMTFKSLGVHPDSAAMAEGIYVALTTTIMGLLVAIILLPIYSYIQDLIDAEMDKIELATKMTNWGFAVVKVRVDSNVECALDALQEAEGVVNTRLISDPYANIKVSFKPSMLDKSISNIILEKCNVNAEITESKLKQ
- a CDS encoding biopolymer transporter ExbD, whose product is MAIDVKRHKKKVLSQKPSINLVPFIDILFTIMIFLVVTSNFSATDVQTDDSDVASDATGKPNVTDVSGDQEYYIVPVANLHKVTVNGQDRSDAISGGAVGVQAKVIDQGQVSIRPGEIVITTPPDISVQQAVQRPEL